A portion of the Candidatus Pristimantibacillus lignocellulolyticus genome contains these proteins:
- a CDS encoding PolC-type DNA polymerase III produces the protein MNHADGKRQRFEMLLEQSGLPQELIQAYFEDGYIDQVIVNKHNNDWTFCIRKTSLVPLQAYNGLTHQVRKKFAHIASTSFQFNYDSIVETENIVMQYWPVFLEWAQKNVASVNGWLQRADIVAADKLLTIGLMDHTGLELAKKKKIDEEVSNFYQSYFAREIVVKLSLSESKQEIYEQFRDEIQQEDSEEISRLMAEVPVVVEEEETTSNASEEVIRLAIGYDIRDEAIPLMNIVDEEKKIAVQGSVFALDMKELRNGSTLFTFNLTDFTDSLAMKVFAKTKEDVKILSKLKNGKWIKARGKVEYDRFMQEPELVMIPNDLHEVNAPPTRMDYAKEKRVEFHLHTTMSTMDAVTHISDYVAMAAKWGHKAIAVTDHSNIQCYPDAVKAAKKHDMKVMFGVEANLVNDAVPIVLNAQELSLADTTYVVFDLETTGLSVINNKIIEIAGVRMKGGEEIDRFASFINPHQRIPYNIQQLTNITDDMVADAPELEPTLKAFIEYIGDDVLVAHNARFDIGFIQANCKTLGFPEVKNPVLDTLELARLIYPTMKNHRLNTLADKYKVSLDNHHRAIDDTIALGGILNGLIKDALERNIVKLTQLNDYVGLDLSNVRPFHSSVYALNAVGKKNLFKLISLSHTEHFKKVATIPKSKLLAHREGLLVMSGCEKGEFFETVLNKSQEEAEEVAQFYDVLEIQPLDFYMHLVEKGLVGSRADIEQALRRIYQIGIKLNKPVIATGNVHYLNPMDKIYRDITILGITGFSPLKSMRKPDAHFRTTDEMLKEFSFLGDEIAYEVVVTNTNELADRFESYSMFPSELFTPNIDGADDDIRNICYDTAKSMYSDQLPQVVIDRLEKELVPIIKYKFSANYLISMKLVKKSNADGYLVGSRGSVGSSVVAMFLGISEVNPLPAHYLCLNSDCRHSEWFLDGSIPSGFDLVNKDCPHCGKPMKGEGQDIPFETFLGFKGDKVPDIDLNFSGDYQPIAHNYTKELFGEKNVFRAGTIGTVAEKTAYGFAKKYEEEHGKKWRGAEVVRLASGCTGVKRSTGQHPGGIVVVPDYIEVEDVTPVQFPADDVNAEWKTTHFDYHAFDENLLKLDILGHDDPTMMRMLQDLTGVDPTTIPMNDQKVMSLFNSTDAIDVTSHQIRSQVATYGVPEMGTKFVRQMLHETQPSSFADLLQISGLSHGTGVWLGNAQELIKNGTCNIKTVIGCRDDIMLFLIYKAGMDASLAFKITESVRKGKGLTPEWIQDMKDCNVPQWYIDSCLRIEYMFPKAHAAAYVISAVRTAYFKIYYPIEFYATYFTVRADDFDLELLCQGYDAIFKKIEEIEGKGFSATPKEKSMLSQLEMSLEMTARGFTYKPIDIYRSDAEKFQIEGNSLIPPFAAVGGIGINAARNIAAAKADGEYLSIEDFQMRTKASKTIIELLTTMGCFRGLPESNQLSLF, from the coding sequence ATGAACCATGCCGACGGTAAGCGTCAGCGCTTTGAGATGTTGTTAGAACAGTCAGGGCTGCCGCAGGAACTCATTCAAGCTTATTTCGAAGATGGGTACATTGATCAAGTCATCGTGAATAAGCACAACAATGATTGGACGTTTTGCATTCGCAAAACGTCCTTAGTTCCTTTACAGGCATATAATGGCTTAACACATCAAGTTCGCAAAAAGTTTGCTCATATTGCGAGTACTTCTTTTCAGTTTAACTATGATTCGATTGTTGAGACTGAAAATATTGTGATGCAATATTGGCCAGTATTTCTTGAGTGGGCTCAAAAAAATGTAGCCTCCGTTAATGGGTGGTTACAGAGAGCTGATATTGTAGCAGCGGATAAGTTGCTAACGATTGGATTAATGGATCATACAGGTTTAGAGCTGGCTAAAAAGAAGAAGATTGATGAAGAAGTGAGTAACTTCTATCAGTCCTATTTCGCACGAGAAATCGTTGTGAAGCTTAGTTTATCTGAAAGTAAGCAAGAAATCTATGAGCAATTCCGTGATGAAATTCAGCAAGAAGATAGTGAAGAGATATCACGTCTTATGGCTGAGGTGCCTGTTGTAGTTGAAGAAGAAGAGACAACAAGCAACGCAAGTGAAGAGGTCATACGTCTTGCAATTGGCTATGATATTCGTGATGAAGCTATTCCACTTATGAATATTGTAGATGAAGAAAAGAAAATTGCCGTGCAAGGTTCTGTTTTTGCATTAGATATGAAAGAGCTTCGTAATGGAAGTACATTATTTACATTTAATCTAACTGATTTCACCGACTCTTTGGCAATGAAAGTTTTTGCTAAGACGAAGGAAGATGTCAAGATTTTAAGCAAACTTAAAAATGGTAAATGGATTAAAGCGCGAGGAAAAGTAGAGTACGATCGCTTTATGCAAGAACCAGAATTAGTCATGATTCCTAACGATCTTCATGAAGTGAACGCACCACCTACTCGCATGGATTACGCGAAAGAAAAACGCGTGGAATTCCATCTTCATACAACAATGAGTACGATGGATGCCGTAACACATATTAGTGATTATGTAGCTATGGCAGCAAAATGGGGACATAAAGCGATCGCTGTAACGGATCATAGTAATATACAATGTTATCCAGACGCAGTGAAAGCTGCTAAGAAACATGATATGAAAGTAATGTTTGGTGTGGAAGCAAATTTAGTTAATGATGCTGTTCCAATCGTTCTAAATGCGCAAGAATTATCATTAGCAGATACAACTTATGTCGTATTCGATCTCGAGACTACTGGATTATCTGTTATTAACAACAAAATCATTGAAATTGCTGGTGTACGAATGAAAGGCGGAGAAGAAATTGACCGTTTTGCTTCATTTATTAATCCTCATCAAAGAATTCCGTACAATATTCAGCAATTAACGAATATAACAGATGATATGGTAGCTGATGCACCTGAGCTTGAGCCGACTTTAAAGGCGTTTATTGAATATATCGGTGATGATGTACTGGTTGCTCATAATGCTCGCTTTGACATTGGCTTTATTCAAGCTAATTGTAAAACATTAGGTTTCCCAGAAGTGAAAAATCCAGTGCTTGATACGCTAGAACTAGCCCGTTTAATTTACCCAACTATGAAAAATCATCGTTTGAATACGTTAGCAGATAAATATAAGGTTAGTCTTGACAACCATCACCGCGCCATCGATGATACGATTGCTTTAGGTGGCATATTGAATGGATTAATTAAAGATGCATTAGAAAGAAATATTGTTAAACTTACTCAGCTTAATGATTATGTGGGACTTGATCTTTCTAATGTGAGACCATTCCATTCATCTGTCTATGCACTAAATGCAGTAGGTAAGAAGAATTTGTTCAAATTGATTTCTCTTTCACACACAGAACATTTCAAAAAAGTAGCTACTATCCCTAAAAGTAAGTTACTTGCACATCGAGAAGGACTACTCGTAATGTCCGGCTGCGAAAAGGGTGAATTTTTCGAGACGGTGCTTAATAAGTCCCAAGAGGAAGCTGAAGAAGTTGCTCAATTCTACGACGTTCTAGAAATTCAGCCATTAGATTTCTACATGCATCTTGTAGAAAAAGGCCTTGTAGGCTCACGAGCTGATATAGAACAAGCGTTAAGACGCATCTATCAAATCGGAATTAAACTGAACAAACCAGTGATTGCTACCGGTAATGTTCATTACCTTAATCCAATGGATAAAATATATCGAGACATAACAATTCTTGGTATTACAGGCTTTAGCCCACTGAAGAGTATGCGTAAGCCAGATGCCCATTTCCGGACAACAGATGAAATGTTGAAGGAATTTTCATTCCTAGGTGATGAGATTGCTTACGAAGTGGTCGTAACGAATACAAATGAATTGGCTGATCGTTTTGAATCGTACAGCATGTTCCCAAGTGAGTTATTTACTCCAAATATAGATGGCGCAGATGATGATATACGCAATATATGTTATGATACGGCCAAATCAATGTATAGCGATCAACTCCCACAAGTTGTTATTGATCGCCTAGAGAAAGAGCTTGTTCCGATTATTAAGTACAAGTTTTCTGCCAACTATTTGATATCGATGAAACTTGTTAAAAAGTCGAATGCAGACGGTTATCTTGTAGGCTCACGGGGTTCAGTAGGTTCTTCAGTCGTAGCGATGTTTCTCGGTATTTCTGAAGTTAACCCATTACCAGCGCATTATTTATGTCTCAATTCTGATTGTAGACATAGCGAGTGGTTTTTAGATGGTAGTATACCTAGTGGTTTTGATTTGGTTAATAAGGATTGTCCTCATTGTGGAAAACCAATGAAAGGTGAAGGGCAAGATATTCCTTTCGAAACTTTCTTAGGATTTAAGGGAGATAAGGTTCCCGATATCGATCTCAACTTCTCAGGTGATTACCAGCCGATTGCTCATAACTATACGAAAGAATTGTTTGGCGAAAAAAATGTATTCCGTGCCGGTACGATAGGTACAGTTGCGGAAAAAACGGCCTATGGTTTTGCTAAGAAATACGAGGAAGAGCATGGGAAGAAATGGCGTGGAGCTGAAGTTGTTCGTTTAGCAAGTGGTTGTACTGGTGTGAAAAGAAGTACAGGTCAGCATCCAGGGGGAATTGTAGTTGTTCCTGATTATATTGAAGTTGAGGACGTTACTCCTGTTCAATTCCCAGCTGATGATGTAAATGCTGAATGGAAAACAACACATTTTGACTATCACGCATTTGATGAAAACTTACTAAAACTTGATATACTTGGTCATGATGATCCAACGATGATGCGTATGTTACAGGATCTTACAGGTGTAGATCCTACAACGATTCCGATGAATGACCAGAAAGTTATGAGTTTGTTCAACTCAACAGATGCTATTGATGTTACCTCTCATCAAATTCGATCACAAGTGGCCACGTACGGGGTACCAGAGATGGGAACGAAGTTTGTTAGACAAATGCTTCATGAAACGCAGCCTTCAAGTTTTGCCGATCTACTCCAAATCTCAGGACTATCACATGGTACTGGCGTTTGGCTAGGGAATGCTCAAGAATTAATTAAAAATGGGACATGTAACATTAAGACAGTTATCGGCTGTCGTGATGATATTATGTTGTTCTTGATTTATAAAGCTGGTATGGATGCTTCGCTTGCCTTCAAAATTACAGAGAGTGTACGTAAAGGTAAAGGATTAACACCTGAATGGATTCAAGATATGAAAGATTGTAATGTACCTCAATGGTATATTGATTCTTGTCTACGAATCGAGTACATGTTCCCGAAAGCCCATGCGGCAGCGTATGTTATATCGGCAGTACGCACGGCATATTTCAAGATTTATTATCCTATTGAATTTTATGCTACTTACTTCACGGTTCGTGCTGATGATTTTGATCTTGAGTTGTTATGTCAAGGTTATGATGCCATTTTCAAGAAGATTGAAGAGATCGAAGGTAAAGGTTTTAGTGCAACACCGAAAGAGAAAAGTATGCTTTCGCAACTTGAAATGTCTCTTGAAATGACTGCACGTGGTTTTACGTACAAACCGATTGATATTTATCGTTCAGACGCGGAGAAATTCCAAATTGAAGGTAATTCACTAATTCCTCCTTTTGCAGCAGTTGGTGGTATTGGTATTAATGCTGCACGAAATATTGCTGCGGCAAAAGCTGATGGTGAGTACCTTTCAATTGAAGATTTCCAGATGAGAACAAAAGCTTCCAAGACGATTATTGAGTTATTAACGACGATGGGATGTTTTAGAGGGTTGCCTGAGTCAAACCAACTATCACTATTCTAA
- the rimP gene encoding ribosome maturation factor RimP has translation MSTSAINTAIEAMVSPFLNENGFELVDIEYIKEGGNWFLRIFVDKEGGIDIDECVRISEYVSEQLDTHEPISGAYFLEVSSPGVERPLKKPKDVEKSIGKNVFVTTYEPVDGMKEFEGQLIAFDGEELTVRVGKKEYTVPYAKVASARLAIIF, from the coding sequence TTGAGTACATCAGCGATCAACACCGCAATTGAGGCTATGGTATCACCTTTTCTCAATGAAAATGGATTTGAATTGGTCGATATTGAATACATAAAGGAAGGTGGCAATTGGTTTCTACGCATATTTGTAGATAAAGAAGGCGGCATCGACATCGATGAGTGCGTTCGTATTAGCGAATATGTGAGTGAGCAACTTGATACTCATGAACCAATATCAGGCGCTTATTTCCTTGAAGTCTCCTCACCTGGTGTGGAGAGACCACTTAAAAAACCTAAAGATGTTGAAAAATCAATAGGTAAAAATGTCTTTGTTACCACTTATGAACCTGTAGATGGTATGAAGGAATTTGAAGGTCAACTTATTGCATTTGATGGTGAAGAGCTTACAGTTCGTGTAGGCAAGAAAGAGTATACAGTACCATATGCGAAAGTTGCGAGCGCTCGCCTTGCAATTATTTTCTAA
- the nusA gene encoding transcription termination factor NusA — translation MSMDFIEALQEIAKDKGISQEVLLDAIEAALISSYKRNFNTAQNVRVEINRHNGIIKVYARKNVVEDVLDSRLEIAVDAAREVNPHYQLDDVAEIEVTPRDFGRIAAQTAKQVVTQRIREAERGLIYNAFIDKEEDIVTGLVQRQDTRNLFVDLGKVEAVLPLTELMPTDKFKHLDRVKAFITKVENTTKGPQIILSRTHPGLLKRLFELEVPEIYDGVVEIRSVAREAGFRSKIAVYSRNGEVDPVGSCVGPKGLRVQTIVNELKGEKIDIVRWSDDVAEYVANALSPSKVIEVNVFEQEKMARVIVPDYQLSLAIGIKGQNARLAAKLTGWKIDIKSETQAEQEYGRPKTTQDVMHQDSVSID, via the coding sequence ATGAGTATGGATTTTATTGAGGCGCTACAAGAGATTGCGAAAGACAAAGGGATCTCCCAAGAAGTGCTTTTAGATGCGATTGAAGCTGCACTTATTTCAAGTTATAAGAGAAACTTCAATACAGCACAGAATGTTAGAGTAGAGATTAACCGTCATAACGGAATCATTAAAGTATATGCACGTAAAAATGTTGTAGAGGATGTACTTGATTCCAGATTAGAAATTGCAGTAGATGCAGCACGTGAAGTTAACCCACATTATCAACTAGATGATGTTGCGGAGATTGAGGTTACCCCTCGTGATTTTGGTCGTATCGCTGCACAAACAGCTAAGCAAGTCGTTACACAACGTATTCGTGAAGCTGAGCGTGGACTAATCTATAATGCATTTATCGATAAAGAGGAAGACATCGTAACTGGCCTTGTACAGAGACAAGATACACGTAATTTATTTGTTGATTTAGGTAAAGTTGAGGCAGTATTGCCGCTGACAGAATTAATGCCGACAGATAAATTCAAGCATCTTGATCGTGTGAAGGCTTTTATTACGAAGGTGGAAAATACGACTAAGGGTCCGCAAATTATTCTTTCTCGTACACATCCTGGTCTTTTGAAACGTCTATTCGAACTCGAAGTGCCTGAAATTTATGATGGCGTCGTTGAAATTCGTTCTGTAGCGCGTGAAGCAGGCTTCAGATCTAAAATTGCTGTATACTCACGTAACGGTGAAGTAGATCCAGTAGGATCTTGTGTAGGCCCCAAAGGTTTACGTGTTCAAACGATCGTAAACGAGCTGAAAGGCGAGAAAATCGACATTGTACGTTGGTCAGATGATGTTGCGGAATATGTTGCTAACGCACTTAGTCCTTCTAAAGTCATTGAAGTGAACGTATTTGAACAAGAAAAAATGGCTCGTGTCATTGTTCCTGATTATCAATTATCATTGGCAATCGGAATTAAAGGTCAAAACGCTCGTCTTGCTGCAAAATTAACTGGTTGGAAAATTGACATTAAGTCAGAGACACAAGCAGAGCAAGAATATGGACGTCCAAAAACGACTCAAGATGTTATGCATCAAGATTCCGTTTCCATCGACTAA
- a CDS encoding YlxR family protein produces MRPRKVPLRKCVACQEMMSKKELIRVVRTPNDEVLIDLSGKKSGRGAYLCGKVTCFKLAKKSKALDRALKQPVGEEIYDQLEQDFIKLEDEFIANKELTIE; encoded by the coding sequence ATGAGACCAAGAAAAGTACCGCTTCGCAAATGCGTTGCTTGTCAAGAAATGATGTCGAAGAAGGAACTGATTCGGGTCGTGCGGACACCGAATGATGAAGTTCTGATTGACCTAAGTGGAAAAAAATCCGGACGAGGTGCTTATCTGTGTGGAAAAGTAACTTGCTTCAAGTTAGCTAAAAAGAGCAAAGCACTTGACCGTGCATTAAAGCAACCGGTTGGAGAAGAAATATACGATCAATTAGAACAAGATTTTATTAAGCTAGAAGATGAGTTCATCGCGAATAAGGAGCTAACAATCGAATGA
- a CDS encoding ribosomal L7Ae/L30e/S12e/Gadd45 family protein — MKINKALSALGMAMRAGKLATGDEIVLKAVRAGKAKLVIVAGDASENTKKKFSDKCGSYGVKLVEAYDRESLGRAIGKPDRVIIAVTDVQFAQLIAGHLSQKTEVDLT, encoded by the coding sequence ATGAAAATAAATAAAGCCTTGTCTGCGCTAGGAATGGCGATGAGAGCCGGAAAGTTAGCTACTGGTGATGAAATTGTTCTGAAAGCTGTTCGTGCTGGAAAAGCAAAATTAGTTATAGTTGCTGGAGATGCTTCAGAAAACACGAAAAAGAAATTTTCAGATAAATGTGGCAGTTACGGTGTGAAGCTGGTTGAAGCTTACGATAGAGAAAGCTTAGGTAGAGCAATCGGAAAGCCTGATCGTGTTATTATTGCAGTTACTGACGTGCAATTTGCTCAATTGATTGCAGGTCATTTAAGCCAAAAAACGGAGGTGGATCTTACTTGA
- the infB gene encoding translation initiation factor IF-2 encodes MSSKEIITILKRLDLPVNNHMSVMENQMVSKVEGFFREIKENAAVKRSNAESSAAKVKSAKTTTESTQDKKEFSQENRQGTMNSINTNDNQKREEKPEVTNTPSRPTQSTPSNSQGAREQQPRSQSSSQSRPQSSQSGSRPQGSGQSRPQGQGSSQSRPQGQGRPQGSGQSRPQGQGSNQSRPQGQSGGGNRPQGSGQGGQSRPYNNNGGQSSGNRPQGGGQSSSNRPTSGGQNRSSSSSPAPSRAFESRFDSSRTTTDRNSNSNSNYKGRNSNNRFEDGKSGSNFRNGRNNKGRGGRNNHQNQPPREKIDNTPKKIIVRGTLTVGELAKLLHKDASEVIKKLLFLGVMATINQEVDMDAIMLIATEYGVEVEVKIPVEEDNFETFEEVDDDADLVSRPPVVTIMGHVDHGKTTLLDSIRKTNVTTGEAGGITQHIGAYQVEINNKKITFLDTPGHEAFTLMRARGAQVTDITIIVVAADDGIMPQTIEAISHAKAAGVPIIVAVNKIDKPDANIDKIKQEMTEYELVPEEWGGDTIFVEVSAKQRIGIENLLEMILLVAEMNEFKANPNKRARGTVIEAELDKGKGPVARILVQSGTLKVGDAFVAGNCFGRVRAMVNDKGRRLKEAGPSTPVEITGLTEVPLAGDPFMVFEDERKARAIADRRAIKHRQSEIGANTRVTLEDLYTQIKEGEMKDLHVIIKSDVQGSAEALKGSLAKIDVEGVRVKIIHSGAGAITESDVNLASASNAIVIGFNVRPEPQAEYAIEQEKVDVRLHTIIYKIIDEIEQAMKGLLDPIYKEVITGHAEVRNIFKVTKVGSIAGCMVTDGKMVRNGEARVIRDGIVVYTGKIESLKRFKDDAKEVTTGFECGITLDRFNDVKESDIIESFVMETVER; translated from the coding sequence ATGAGCAGTAAGGAAATTATCACCATTCTTAAAAGGCTAGATTTACCTGTAAACAACCATATGAGTGTCATGGAAAACCAAATGGTATCTAAAGTTGAAGGTTTTTTCCGTGAAATCAAAGAAAATGCAGCAGTGAAACGATCGAATGCTGAGTCATCAGCAGCGAAGGTAAAATCGGCAAAAACAACAACAGAATCTACACAAGACAAAAAGGAATTCTCGCAAGAGAACAGACAGGGGACAATGAATTCTATTAATACTAACGATAATCAGAAACGTGAGGAAAAACCAGAAGTAACGAATACTCCTTCACGTCCAACACAATCAACACCATCAAATAGCCAAGGGGCTAGAGAGCAACAACCAAGAAGTCAAAGTTCAAGCCAAAGTAGACCACAAAGCAGCCAAAGTGGTAGTCGTCCACAAGGTAGCGGACAAAGCCGTCCACAAGGTCAAGGAAGTAGCCAATCTCGTCCACAAGGACAAGGTCGTCCACAAGGTAGCGGTCAATCTCGCCCTCAAGGACAAGGTAGCAATCAAAGTCGTCCACAAGGACAATCTGGTGGCGGAAATCGTCCACAAGGTAGTGGCCAAGGTGGTCAATCCCGTCCTTATAATAACAACGGAGGTCAATCCTCTGGTAATCGTCCACAAGGCGGAGGTCAATCTTCATCAAACCGTCCTACTAGTGGTGGCCAAAATCGTTCAAGCTCGAGTTCACCTGCACCATCTCGTGCATTTGAGTCTCGTTTTGATAGTTCTCGTACAACTACTGATCGTAACTCGAACTCAAATTCAAATTACAAGGGTAGAAATAGCAATAATCGTTTTGAAGATGGTAAATCAGGTTCTAACTTCAGAAACGGTCGTAATAACAAAGGTCGCGGTGGTAGAAATAATCATCAAAACCAACCTCCTCGTGAGAAAATTGATAACACACCTAAGAAAATTATCGTTCGCGGTACATTAACAGTTGGTGAACTGGCAAAACTATTGCATAAGGATGCTTCAGAAGTTATTAAAAAACTTCTATTCTTGGGCGTAATGGCTACCATTAACCAAGAAGTTGATATGGATGCAATTATGTTGATCGCTACAGAATATGGTGTAGAAGTAGAAGTGAAAATTCCGGTTGAGGAAGATAACTTCGAAACGTTTGAAGAAGTAGATGATGATGCTGATCTAGTATCTCGTCCACCAGTTGTTACAATTATGGGTCACGTTGACCATGGTAAAACAACTTTACTTGACTCTATCCGTAAAACGAATGTAACGACTGGCGAAGCAGGCGGTATCACGCAACACATCGGTGCTTATCAAGTTGAGATTAATAACAAAAAGATTACATTCTTAGATACTCCAGGTCACGAAGCGTTCACATTGATGCGTGCTCGTGGAGCTCAAGTAACAGATATTACAATTATCGTTGTTGCTGCTGATGACGGCATTATGCCTCAAACAATTGAAGCAATAAGCCATGCGAAAGCTGCTGGAGTTCCAATTATCGTTGCGGTTAACAAAATTGATAAACCAGATGCGAATATAGATAAAATTAAACAAGAGATGACTGAATATGAACTAGTTCCAGAAGAATGGGGCGGAGATACAATCTTCGTAGAAGTTTCTGCGAAACAACGTATCGGTATTGAAAATCTTCTTGAAATGATTTTGCTAGTTGCAGAAATGAATGAATTTAAAGCAAATCCTAACAAACGTGCTCGTGGTACTGTAATTGAGGCCGAACTTGATAAAGGTAAAGGTCCAGTCGCACGTATTCTAGTTCAATCTGGTACGTTAAAAGTTGGAGATGCATTTGTTGCAGGTAACTGCTTCGGTCGTGTAAGAGCAATGGTGAATGATAAAGGTCGTCGCTTAAAAGAAGCAGGTCCTTCGACTCCTGTTGAAATTACAGGTCTTACAGAGGTTCCTCTTGCTGGTGATCCATTCATGGTGTTCGAAGATGAGCGTAAAGCCCGTGCAATTGCTGATCGTCGTGCTATCAAACATCGTCAATCTGAAATTGGTGCAAACACTCGTGTTACACTTGAGGACTTGTATACACAAATTAAAGAGGGCGAGATGAAAGATCTTCACGTTATCATTAAATCCGATGTTCAAGGTTCTGCAGAGGCGCTGAAAGGTTCTCTTGCGAAAATTGATGTTGAGGGCGTTCGCGTGAAAATCATTCATAGTGGTGCAGGTGCGATCACTGAATCTGATGTTAACTTGGCATCTGCTTCTAATGCTATCGTTATTGGATTTAACGTTCGTCCAGAGCCACAAGCTGAATATGCAATTGAACAAGAAAAAGTTGATGTTCGTCTTCACACAATTATCTATAAGATTATTGATGAAATCGAGCAAGCAATGAAGGGTCTTCTAGATCCAATATACAAAGAAGTTATTACAGGTCACGCTGAAGTTCGTAATATCTTCAAAGTGACAAAAGTTGGTTCAATCGCTGGTTGTATGGTTACTGATGGTAAAATGGTTCGTAACGGAGAAGCACGCGTTATCCGTGATGGCATCGTAGTCTATACAGGTAAAATTGAGTCCTTGAAACGTTTCAAAGATGATGCTAAAGAAGTTACAACAGGTTTCGAATGCGGTATAACACTTGATCGCTTTAACGATGTTAAAGAATCAGATATTATCGAGTCATTTGTTATGGAGACAGTTGAGAGGTGA
- the rbfA gene encoding 30S ribosome-binding factor RbfA, with protein MAKIRVGRVSEQIKKEISQLIQTELKDPRIGFITVTGVETTNDLSQAKIYLSVLGNDEQKAETLKALSKATGYLRSELGKRIKFRHTPELHFKFDSSIEYGSRIENLLTEINQDSGER; from the coding sequence ATGGCTAAAATTCGTGTAGGTCGCGTAAGTGAGCAAATCAAGAAAGAAATTAGTCAATTAATCCAGACTGAATTAAAAGACCCTCGTATTGGCTTTATTACAGTAACTGGTGTTGAAACGACAAATGATCTTTCACAAGCTAAAATCTACTTGAGTGTCCTTGGTAACGATGAACAGAAAGCAGAAACTCTAAAAGCACTTTCTAAAGCTACTGGCTATCTTCGCTCTGAGCTAGGTAAGCGAATTAAGTTCCGACATACTCCAGAATTGCATTTTAAGTTTGATAGCAGTATTGAGTATGGAAGTCGTATAGAGAATCTTCTTACAGAAATCAATCAGGATTCAGGAGAGAGATGA
- a CDS encoding bifunctional oligoribonuclease/PAP phosphatase NrnA, whose amino-acid sequence MSTSLSYHEQLDGAIAFIQRYNSFLVVAHEQPDGDAISSCSAMSWLLEQYNKQVIIINESELPGRLSYLYQYDNIKRFNREASLQFDAVIALDCADYSRLGEVRTLFTAEVTPLLNIDHHPTNNEFGTLNIIRPHAAATVEIIYELIKYANLTPNLPCAIALYTGLLTDTGGFRYSNTSPEVMAMASELLALGVSAYELADHLLEKMTYARLKLLQTLLARISFSEDQRIGWVSVMHDDLAICGAVPEDLEGIVNYVLNVDSVEVGILFKQNQSGIVKASIRSAGKVDVATIAHSFGGGGHVRAAGCKMDEDMNKSIETLVGAIRKALT is encoded by the coding sequence ATGAGTACATCTCTTTCCTATCATGAGCAATTAGATGGAGCTATAGCGTTTATACAGCGCTATAATTCCTTTCTAGTTGTTGCTCATGAACAACCAGATGGTGATGCGATTAGTTCTTGTTCTGCAATGAGTTGGTTGCTTGAACAATACAACAAGCAGGTAATTATTATTAATGAGAGCGAATTACCTGGTCGCCTTAGCTATCTTTATCAATACGATAATATTAAGCGATTCAATCGTGAAGCTTCATTGCAATTTGATGCGGTTATTGCGCTTGATTGTGCGGATTATTCTCGTCTTGGGGAAGTAAGAACTTTGTTTACTGCTGAAGTTACTCCGCTTCTCAATATCGATCATCATCCAACTAATAATGAATTCGGTACTTTAAACATCATTCGTCCACATGCAGCAGCAACTGTTGAAATTATATATGAACTTATTAAATACGCTAACCTAACTCCGAATTTACCTTGCGCTATTGCACTGTATACGGGGTTATTGACGGATACTGGCGGTTTTCGATATTCGAATACATCACCCGAAGTGATGGCGATGGCTTCTGAGTTACTTGCCCTTGGTGTTTCTGCATATGAGCTTGCAGATCATTTACTTGAAAAAATGACTTATGCAAGACTTAAACTACTTCAAACATTGTTAGCTCGTATTTCTTTCAGTGAAGATCAGCGTATTGGGTGGGTTTCTGTTATGCATGATGACTTAGCTATATGCGGTGCTGTTCCAGAAGATCTTGAAGGCATTGTAAACTATGTTTTGAATGTAGACAGTGTTGAAGTTGGAATATTATTCAAGCAAAATCAGTCGGGAATTGTGAAAGCAAGCATTCGTTCAGCTGGTAAAGTAGATGTGGCTACTATAGCACATAGCTTTGGCGGTGGTGGTCATGTTAGAGCTGCTGGTTGTAAAATGGATGAAGATATGAACAAGAGTATTGAAACTTTAGTTGGAGCCATACGAAAGGCGTTGACATAA